The window CTCGAGATTTTTCTAAGCTACACTCAGATTCtttgattttgaatttttcCTATGCCTATAACATAAAATATACCTAATTTAtacttaattattttgttagctatttttttaaaagatttattctgTGAATTCAATCACTCAAGTTTTGGGTATGCAAGCAAGCAGTGATTCCATTTTTTGTGGAAAGGCTGGGATGGGGGGCAGAGATGTTTTATCCTACAGTGTAAcgtttgtaaaaaaaaaaaaaaaaaaaaaaaaaaagatcattttgcTCTTACTTGTTGTCctgcttttgaaaagtttaTAATCAAAGTGGTAAGTGTGACAGTAAAGAAATCTgaagttttcctttcaaaaactTATGCATGTTGTTGTGACTGCAGGGTTCAGTTTGGCAGCGCCTGGGTGCAGATGTGACAGCTGTTGAGTTCATGGGCCACGTTGGTGGAATGGGAATTGACATGGAGATCTCTAAAAACTTCCAACGGATTCTTCAAAAACAGGGACTTAAGTTTAAACTGAACACCAAAGTCACTGGTGCTACCAAGAAACCAGATGGAAAAATTGATGTAGCGTAAGTGTAACGTAAAACTAAAGGAATGACATATATATTCTTCCACCCAATCCTTCaatcctatttaaaaatagtctgATATTATTCTTTGAATAGGAAAAGATAGATTGAGGATGAAACTTAATTCTtcagtgaaatttaatttttatcctGTATTGTAACTTAGAGTTCATAATTTTAGGTTTATCAAGTCTTAGATTGCTTATACAGGAGAGGTTTCATTAACTTGAGTTGAACGCGTGCTAGCAAAGAACCAGTGTTGTTCTAGTGAGATCAGTAATAAAACCAGAACTctaaatcattctttttttatggAAGATCTTTGGTTCTGGTATAATTAACGTAAATACCATGATTATATGTACAGTCATTTTCACACCATTAATTCTTAGCTGCTTACTGGAGGGGTTATTTGGTCCAGACCTCCCCTTGTCTCCAAATGGGTGTGGCAGAGATTTGGTTGCTTTTGAGTAGAAATAAATGAACCTCCCCCAGAGTGTCTTTTAATGGTGGCACTCAAGCCCTTTGAAGACTTACAGAAGAAGAGctaatatagaaatatataaagCAAATTTGCTTTGTATAAGTCCATACGTATACACTACATCTGTTCTTGTTAATGTATTCTCTGGTTACAGTCTGGCTACTTAAGCTGTAGTTTgagttttaagaaaatgcttAGTGTTACTTAACAAAAGTAAGCttaaatgtttgggttttttcaatgGAATCTTAATGTGGTGACTTGTATTTACTATTTCACCATACCTTGCAATAGTCTGTCCTCGATTGTAAAGGTCCTCGATTGGGCCACCACTGATGCTGATTGGATCTCTCATGTAGTCTGTTTCTACATTTAGAgtagtttcattttatttcaggagTATGTTTTTGAAGCACACTTCCTACTTATCCTCACTTACTATGTTCTGGTTCTTGTGCTCTCAGAACATATGATCTCAACTTGTTCTGGGTGCAGTTAACACAAAGATGTGCTTGAGGGATGCACCTGATGCAAGGCAGCTGCAGAAGTTTACAGCTTAGTGGTTttgctaattatttttctacagtgttgaagctgctgctggtggcaaGGCAGAAGTAATAACTTGTGATGTGCTCCTAGTTTGCATCGGTAGACGTCCTTTTACAAAAAATCTAGGTCTTGAAGATATTGGAATTGAACTTGATAAGAGGGGGAGAATCCCAGTCAATAACAGATTCCAAACCAAAATTCCAAAGTaagtaatacaaaataatattttttactttttttaagcagaactctctatttttcaaagtttaacCTActatagcacttttttttttgtttttaattgcagaataaagctttcttttttgaaaggaaGACTCAGaaacttgtttgttttgggaaCTAAAGATTTGTAGTCAGCCTTCGaagttttgtaatttaaaagttACTGTGTGTATTTCATGTCACTAGAAGTTCCTGAAGTGTGGTCATTCTGTGGAAACTGCTTTTatactttgtatttcttttgacatttaatattttaatctgttttgatGAGTTTTCAGTAATATGTTTTAAACTGACTGTTATATAATGTAAGCCTAGGTTTGCTAGGATGTTTTTAAACAATGTCTTATTCTGTTTCATTGGTCTGATAGCATCTATGCTATTGGTGATGTAGTTGCTGGACCTATGCTGGCCCACAAAGCTGAGGATGAAGGCATTCTTTGTGTAGAAGGGATGGCTGGAGGAGCAGTTCACATTGACTATAACTGCGTGCCCTCTGTGATATACACGCACCCTGAAGTGGCCTGGGTTGGCAAATCAGAAGAACAGCTGAAGGAAGAGgtactgtttgttttcttctcagacaaaactgttttttccatcttgggCATGGTTTCATTGTCTAGTAGTTTATCTAGCTACTTTTCCCGGGAGAATTTCTGCATCTGAATTTATTTAGGGTGTAAGATTGAATGATTCCCTTGTGCACACCACTTTTTCAAGGATCACAGTTCTATTTAATGAATTCTGTGAATATTGTTTATTTgctaaataatctttttttttaatactcctTTTGGTGGTTGTTCTTATGCATTGCTCTGTGTCTTacttgtctttcatttttgtattgCTTCTGTTCTTGTACTTATCAAATCGTCTGTATGGTTACATTATTCTTGTCATTAACTGAGTAACACGTCTGTTTTGTAGGGTGTAGAATACAAAATTGGGAAATTTCCATTTGCTGCCAACAGTAGAGCAAAGACAAATGCTGACACAGATGGCATGGTGAAGATACTTAGTCAAAAATCAACAGACAGGATGTTGGGTGCTCACATTTTAGGCGCGGTAAGTATTGTAAattgtgctgctgtcctggccTTGTAAGGGTCTTTTATTTAGCGTTGCACAGTTGCAAAGTAGTTGTCAAGTTAGGAGAAGTGGTGCTTgtaaaaagaaggaagactTGAGTCTACCATAGTAATTTTTACTTACTGTTCTTTTCTATtgccctcccctccttcccactTTCCTGTTACTTTGGTGTTAgacccagcttttttttttttcccccccctcatAGAATTGCTCGGGTTAATTGGTTTCTCTGAccaggtgggggtttttgtgaaTACTGCCAAATACTTGAGAGAACAGCAGAAATTGTTGACTCAAGTTCTGGAAGCTGAGGGAAGTGAACAGACTGTGGCTTTATcattggtgttttctttttttcccctccctctctgaACTTCAGACTTCAGCAAAGCTGGTAACCTTACGCTGTAGTCACCACATCTGGGGTCAGTAACTTACGGAACTTTGATTGAAAATCCTTTGTAAAGATGAGAAATCAGAAAACTATATTTGGGAAAAGTATCATCTTCCACTGTCCCACGCATTCCAAAGTTAGACCCTGATCtctccttgttttgtttcttagctttaaatctttttttttttttttccccctcctaaAGATGTATGCAGAAACACTTCCATGCATCTTTGTATACAGCTTTCCTTAAGAGATAAAACTGCTCTCTGTTTTCCtggaaaggaaattttattCCTGTGAATGGATATACCGTCAACACTAGTGgatggggtttttgtttctgAACTCAATTCTGATGATTTCTGATAGAAATACATAATAAGACGTTATGCTAGTTATTTTCTCTCACAATGccagtcatttaaaaatcaacatgCCTTAAAGGAAGCACAATTTAGGTTTATTGGTGTGAGACAGactaattttcttcattcagaaaGGGCTGGGGGGAAATCTTATGATTGTGGATCTGAATGCTAAAAATGTAACAGGAGATTTCACTATTTTTGACTCCTCAAAGAAATGTTCTCTGAGTAAATACAACtcacattaataaaaatgaggGTGGAGATGTAGTAACACACTCTTGTTTATCTAGTTAACTTTCTAGGAGGGCATTGAAGTTTTGGGGAGGCTTCAGCAGTGATTATGTACACTGGAGTTTTGATGAGAACATGGGTATTAACTGACCAGTATCTTGTGATGGAAAAATGCCCAGATATTGCACAACTCTCAGTAATGAGAGAACAAATACTCTTAATAAGAATTATGTGTAGATTTATGCCAGGCTTGAGCACAGTCACCCAATAGATTAAGTACTTATAACATATTAGAACACAGCTGAAGTGCTAGCTATAATACAACTTTTTTTAGCAAAAGATGCTTATTTACAAGCTGTTAGTGATTCTGGACAACCTGGATGACTGCTAATTACAAATACCATTAAATTACAGGGTGCTGGTGAAATGGTTAATGAAGCTGCCCTTGCTATGGAATATGGGGCATCGTGTGAAGATGTAGCCAGAGTTTGCCATGCCCATCCAGTAAGTGTTTTCTAAACGGACTATTAAATACCGGTGTTACACAGACATGCTATAATCACTCCTAACTATTAATGACTTTTACCTTTTTGTGTTTGCTCCCTACAGACAGTGTCAGAAGCCTTCAGGGAAGCAAACCTAGCAGCATCTTTTGGCAAAGCTATcaacttctaaaataaaagagCAGATCTTTGTACGTGTATAGTACTTCTCTGGAAATGGACAGTGGGCCCTTATGGAAAGCTGAGTCTGAGGATTTTAGAATGAAATTAAGTGAATCTcttaattttaaacatcaaatatttaaacaagtAGAGTTTGGAACAAGTGGAATTATCCAGTCTCTGtaaattaaatacttaaaattacaTGTTTATTTACATGATGAATGTTGCAGAAAAACAACCTGATGGAACTCTTCTCttattcaaaaccaaacatgttGCTGCTGCATGGGATTATCAGGTGTGCTGGTCAAAACTCTAAATAGTGTCCAGTATATCTGGTGTTTTCTTATTTGAAGTAGTGATAGACTAAACCAGTTGAATGCTGGCACTTATAATGCCGCTGGCACTTAAAATGCCACTGTCACTTCCGCACAAAAAcatgtttccttctgaaaggaTTAACTTTACTATTTAACCTACTTCTTACATACAAGTATCAAAATTTGTTTTGACCTAGTAGTATTAGTATGTTGGGAGAAGAGGGGCTCGTATAGATCCATTAAAACTATATAgactttttaaagaggaaattaCTCTCTTTGTGTGATTCTCCACACATCGCGTTTTCATATTGAAAACTCATTGGGGGAAAAATTGAGTGCTGATGGAGAAatgaaagactgaagaaaaatgaatcttactacttaatctttttttgttttaaagcttcCATTGTCCACCTCTTAAACTCAAAATGCTAAAACTGGGTAGTGAAGCAGCGCTTGCTGTTAAGTGCTGACATGAGGGTTACTCTGCACCTTCCACACACAACAGCTGCAGTGTCAGCTCTTGTCACAATTAAGACAtactttcttctcctccttctgttt of the Grus americana isolate bGruAme1 chromosome 1, bGruAme1.mat, whole genome shotgun sequence genome contains:
- the DLD gene encoding dihydrolipoyl dehydrogenase, mitochondrial, yielding MQRWGRVSCALARRSHFDRIHHGLQGICAVSQRTYADQVDADVTVIGSGPGGYVAAIKAAQLGFKTVCVEKNETLGGTCLNVGCIPSKALLNNSHLYHLAHGKDFANRGIEITGIRLNLEKMMEQKSGAVKALTGGIAHLFKQNKVVHVSGFGKITGKNQVTATKEDGSTQVINTKNILIATGSEVAPFPGITIDEDNIVSSTGALSLKKVPEKMVVIGAGVIGVELGSVWQRLGADVTAVEFMGHVGGMGIDMEISKNFQRILQKQGLKFKLNTKVTGATKKPDGKIDVAVEAAAGGKAEVITCDVLLVCIGRRPFTKNLGLEDIGIELDKRGRIPVNNRFQTKIPNIYAIGDVVAGPMLAHKAEDEGILCVEGMAGGAVHIDYNCVPSVIYTHPEVAWVGKSEEQLKEEGVEYKIGKFPFAANSRAKTNADTDGMVKILSQKSTDRMLGAHILGAGAGEMVNEAALAMEYGASCEDVARVCHAHPTVSEAFREANLAASFGKAINF